One Hordeum vulgare subsp. vulgare chromosome 4H, MorexV3_pseudomolecules_assembly, whole genome shotgun sequence DNA window includes the following coding sequences:
- the LOC123449386 gene encoding BTB/POZ domain-containing protein NPY4-like, whose protein sequence is MKFMKLGSNPDTFQDDGGEVRIVESELVSDITVRLGNTKFYLHKFPLLSKCARFQKLIPTTGDENIDIHIHDIPGGSKAFEICAKFCYGMVVTLNAYNVVAARCAAEYLEMNETVDKGNLIYKIDVFLSSSIFRSWKDSIIVLGTTKAHLPWSEDLKLVSHCIDSIASKASVDTSKVEWSYTYNRKKLPTETDLDMQWNGVKKQPSVPKDWWVEDLTDLDIDSYKQVISAIKTMGMVPKDAVGEAIKAYTYKKLPSLSKVSMIHGDAKVRAMLVTITCLLPSEKGSVSCSFLLKLLRATNLLKCGEMCRKELVKRIGRQLDEASVSDLLIPTVDGETTVYDVDMILSIVEEYVKQDSKNAQKHNAEVNGHVQAPSASMITVAKVVDGYLTEVAKDPNTPVLKFINLAEAISGNSRPFHDGLYRAIDMYLKEHPSLSKSDKKKLCCLMDCKKLSPDACAHAVQNERLPLRTVVQVLYHEQTRASAAATVRADSICIGSYESSRSGATTNTEDEWDGVIAVEDLSLSSKTTKLEKCHSTEKSHGSSKSTANGKAKGGATPKKVLGKMLSSKALTGERSSSDSSDSAILRSQDHPKRTPSRSTKPSAAA, encoded by the exons ATGAAGTTCATGAAGCTTGGATCGAACCCGGACACCTTTCAGGACGATGGGGGCGAAGTCAG AATTGTGGAATCTGAATTGGTTAGCGATATCACTGTTCGTCTAGGGAACACAAAGTTTTACCTTCACAAG TTTCCACTTCTATCCAAGTGTGCTCGCTTTCAGAAGTTGATCCCAACTACTGGTGATGAAAATATTGATATCCACATCCATGACATTCCTGGTGGCTCAAAGGCTTTTGAGATATGTGCCAAGTTCTGCTATGGCATGGTTGTCACACTCAATGCGTACAATGTCGTTGCTGCCCGCTGCGCAGCGGAGTACTTGGAGATGAATGAAACTGTCGACAAGGGTAATCTGATCTACAAGATTGATGTCTTCCTCAGCTCAAGCATATTCAGGAGTTGGAAAGATTCTATTATTGTCCTTGGGACAACAAAGGCTCATTTACCATGGTCAGAGGATCTTAAGCTGGTTAGCCACTGCATTGATTCCATTGCTTCAAAAGCCTCTGTTGACACCTCCAAGGTTGAATGGTCATATACGTACAATCGCAAGAAGCTCCCAACTGAGACTGACCTTGATATGCAATGGAATGGAGTAAAGAAGCAGCCGTCCGTGCCAAAGGATTGGTGGGTCGAGGATCTCACAGATCTCGACATCGATTCCTACAAACAAGTCATATCAGCAATCAAAACAATGGGTATGGTGCCCAAGGATGCTGTTGGTGAGGcaatcaaagcctacacatacaagAAGCTGCCCTCATTAAGCAAGGTTTCAATGATCCATGGTGATGCAAAGGTGCGAGCGATGCTAGTTACCATCACATGCTTGTTACCATCAGAGAAAGGCTCAGTCTCATGCAGCTTCCTGCTAAAGCTACTGAGGGCAACCAATTTGCTTAAATGTGGAGAGATGTGCAGGAAAGAGCTTGTGAAGAGAATTGGACGGCAACTGGATGAAGCATCCGTGTCAGATCTTCTTATTCCTACCGTAGATGGGGAGACAACTGTTTATGACGTTGACATGATCCTCAGTATCGTCGAAGAGTATGTGAAGCAAGATAGCAAAAATGCTCAGAAACATAATGCTGAAGTGAACGGTCATGTGCAAGCCCCTAGTGCATCTATGATCACAGTAGCAAAAGTCGTTGATGGTTATCTCACCGAGGTTGCAAAGGACCCAAATACCCCTGTTTTGAAGTTCATCAATCTTGCGGAGGCAATTTCAGGCAATTCAAGGCCTTTCCATGATGGGCTATACCGCGCCATTGACATGTATCTGAAG GAGCACCCAAGCCTAAGCAAGAGCGATAAGAAGAAGCTTTGCTGCCTCATGGACTGCAAGAAGTTGTCCCCTGACGCATGCGCTCACGCCGTCCAGAACGAGCGCCTCCCTCTGAGGACCGTGGTTCAGGTGCTATACCACGAGCAGACAAGGGCATCGGCGGCAGCGACCGTCCGAGCTGACAGCATCTGCATCGGCTCCTACGAGAGCTCGAGGTCAGGCGCCACAACCAACACTGAAGACGAGTGGGATGGAGTCATAGCGGTGGAAGACCTCAGCCTTTCATCAAAGACCACGAAGCTAGAGAAATGCCACAGCACCGAGAAGAGCCACGGCAGCAGCAAGAGCACCGCCAACGGCAAGGCCAAGGGCGGCGCGACGCCGAAGAAGGTCCTGGGGAAGATGCTATCGAGCAAAGCGCTGACCGGGGAGCGGAGCAGCTCGGACTCGTCGGACAgcgccatcttgcggagccaggaCCATCCCAAGAGGACTCCGTCCAGGAGCACCAAGCCGTCGGCTGCTGCCTAG